Part of the Paeniglutamicibacter sulfureus genome, ACGCAGGGTGCGTTCACCTGGCTCACAGATTCGTGACACACCCGCTTTTTGTGCCGACTGTGTGCCGCCGGGACGGATAGAGTGCAAGAGCTGGCTTTGCTACTTCCTTCAACAAAGTCCCGTGCCTGGATCATGCGCCGGCGATCCCGCGGGCAGAGTTGCGATGATTAGATTCGAAAACGTCACGATGGTCTATGACCAGAAGTCGCGCCTTGGTTCGGAGAATGCGCGCCCTGGCCTCGACGACGTAAGCATTGAAATTGACCGTGGTGACTTTGCGTTTCTTGTTGGTGCCTCCGGCTCCGGCAAATCCACCTTCCTCCGGCTCATCCTGCGTGAAATCGTCGCCACCGGTGGTTCCGTCCATGTCGCCGGACAAAATGTTGCACGCATTCCCTCATGGCGCGTGCCCAAGCTGCGTCGCGGCATCGGTGTCGTGTTCCAGGACTTCCGCCTGTTGCCGCAGAAGAACGTTTTCGAGAACGTCGCCTTTGCCATGCAGGTGGTGGGGGAGAGCCGAAGTGCAATCCGCGACCACGTGCCCGAGGTCTTAAAGCTCGTGGGTCTGGAGGGCAAGGAAAAGCGCCAGCCAGATGAACTTTCCGGCGGCGAACAGCAGCGTGTGGCCATTGCCCGCGCCATTGCCAACAAGCCGCAGATTTTGCTTGCCGACGAGCCGACCGGAAACTTGGACCCGGCTACGAGCGTCGGGATCATGAACGTCTTGGACCGCATCAACCAAAACGGCACTACGGTCCTTATGGCAACGCACGACGATGGAATCGTCAATTCCATGCGTCGACGCGTCGTTGAGCTTTCCTTGGGCAGGATCATGCGCGATGAGAGCTCTGGCGAGTACACCTCGATGATCCCGGTGATTAATCAGGACGGAACACGCGAATTGCGGCAGGCCGATCACAGTACGTGGCAGAAACCGTCGAATCGCAGCCAGGCCTTCGCGCCGTTTGACACTGAGGACGACTTGCCATGAAACTCGGATTTATTCTCGGCGAAGTAGGCACTGGCCTCCGCCGAAACCTCTCCATGGTGGTCTCCGTAGTCTTGGTCACCTTCATTTCGTTGACTTTCGTGGGTACCGCGGCGCTCATGCAGATGCAGATCTCGCAGATGAAGGGCTATTGGTACGACAAGGTCCAGGTGGCCATTTATCTGTGCGGTGAGCACAACGAAGGAACCAACTGCACCGAAGGTGCCGTAACCGAGGACCAACGCGGCGAAATTGATTCGATGTTGGGCTCCTCGGCGGTGAAGCCGTATGTTGACAGCTTCGAATACGAATCGAAGGAACAAGCCCTCACCCACTTCCGCGAACAGTTCGAAAACTCGTCCATGAGCGAAACCGTGACTGCCGACCAGCTTCCGGAGTCGTTCCGGGTTTCCTTGGTTGATCCTGAAAAATACCAGATCATCAAGGAACTCTTCTCTTCGATGGACGGAGTCGATGTGGTGGTCGACCAGCGGGAGCTGCTCGAGAAGATCTTCTCCATCATCAACATCGCATCCTTCGTTGCCATCGGCATTGCCGGCGTAATGATCCTTTGCGCGGTGTTGCTCGTTGGAACAACGATTCGCCTGTCCGCCTACTTACGTCGCCGCGAAACTGGCATCATGCGCCTGGTGGGGGCCTCGAAATCCTCGCTCCAGTTGCCCTTCATTTTGGAAGGCGTTATCTCGGCATTGATTGGCGCGTTGTTGGCCGGTGGCGTCTTGTGGGCGGCGGTAAGGTTCCTTATCGACGGGAAGCTTGCGCTCGACTACAAGGACACTGCCTTCATATCCACCGGCGAAGTTTTCCTGGTGGCACCGTGGTTGATCCTGCTGGGCGTGGTTTTGGCTGGTGTATCGTCGTTGGTAACCTTGCGGCGGTACTTGAAGGTTTAGGGCGCCGCCTACCTATGAATAATTCAGTTCACCGAGGACTCAAAGGACATTTATGTTAGCCAAAGCAGTATGGTGCCGTATGGCGCGTTCGGGAGCCGTGGGCGCATTGTCGATCGCCCTCTTGGTTTCCGGGGGCGTGGGTGCACACGCGGATGAGCTAGATGACCAAAAGCGCCAAGTTGAACAGAACATCGATCACCTCTCCGAGGACTTGGAAGTCCTCGATGACGATATCAAGGTCACCGATGCGAAGCTTCGAGGACTGCAGGCTCAGCTTCCCGGGGCTGAACAGGCCCTGGCAGATGCACAGGGCCGGGTGCGAAGGGCCGCGGATGAAGCGGCCGATCTGGCCCGGAGGGTCCAAGCGGCTCGCGAAACACGCGATCAGCTGAACGTGAAAATCGCCGAGGGCAAGGCGAAGCTTGAGGATTCCAAGCAAATCATCGGACAGATTGCAACGGAAGCCTATAAGCGGGGCGGAGTCTCCTCGGACCTCTCACTGCTCATGAACGCCACTTCCGACGGCAATCTGGCCGCGGGCATGGATCTAGCAGACCAGGCCATGCGGTCGCAAAACGCCGCCCTCGATGCCTTGTCCGAACAGTCGGCGACCGACGCCAACGCGAAATTGCGTCTGGCTGCAGTGGAAGCTGAAATTACCGACCTCAAGTCCGCCGCCGATGCGGCGCTGGCGCGCGAGCAAGTCGCCCGTGACGATGCCGAGTCCAAGAAGCGTGAACTTGATGGGATCATCTCCCAGACGGACGCGCTGAGTGCCGAGCTCCTCGCCCAGCGTCCGCGCATTCAGCAGAAGCTGCGCGCCGAAGAGGCTGACCAGGTCAGGATCAACGGGGAAATCAAGGAGCGCCAGGAGCGCCTGATCCGTGAGGAAGCCGAGCGCAAGCGCAAGGCTGCCGAGGCTGAGCGCAAGCGCAAGGCTGAGGCCAAAGCGAAATGGGATCGTGAAGAGGCAGCTCGGGCCAAGGAGGCCAGGGAAGAAGCCGCTCGACAGAAGAAGAAGAACACGTACGTTAAACCCAAGTACGTTGCACCCGCTCCGCAAGCTGCTCCGCCAGAACGAAGCTCATGGGGCTTGATCAAGCCGGTGAGCGGCGGACGTCAGACCTCGGGCTTCGGTTGGCGGCCCACTCCTGCGGGAACCATCGACTACGGTGGACGA contains:
- the ftsE gene encoding cell division ATP-binding protein FtsE, which produces MIRFENVTMVYDQKSRLGSENARPGLDDVSIEIDRGDFAFLVGASGSGKSTFLRLILREIVATGGSVHVAGQNVARIPSWRVPKLRRGIGVVFQDFRLLPQKNVFENVAFAMQVVGESRSAIRDHVPEVLKLVGLEGKEKRQPDELSGGEQQRVAIARAIANKPQILLADEPTGNLDPATSVGIMNVLDRINQNGTTVLMATHDDGIVNSMRRRVVELSLGRIMRDESSGEYTSMIPVINQDGTRELRQADHSTWQKPSNRSQAFAPFDTEDDLP
- the ftsX gene encoding permease-like cell division protein FtsX, which codes for MKLGFILGEVGTGLRRNLSMVVSVVLVTFISLTFVGTAALMQMQISQMKGYWYDKVQVAIYLCGEHNEGTNCTEGAVTEDQRGEIDSMLGSSAVKPYVDSFEYESKEQALTHFREQFENSSMSETVTADQLPESFRVSLVDPEKYQIIKELFSSMDGVDVVVDQRELLEKIFSIINIASFVAIGIAGVMILCAVLLVGTTIRLSAYLRRRETGIMRLVGASKSSLQLPFILEGVISALIGALLAGGVLWAAVRFLIDGKLALDYKDTAFISTGEVFLVAPWLILLGVVLAGVSSLVTLRRYLKV
- a CDS encoding peptidoglycan DD-metalloendopeptidase family protein; protein product: MLAKAVWCRMARSGAVGALSIALLVSGGVGAHADELDDQKRQVEQNIDHLSEDLEVLDDDIKVTDAKLRGLQAQLPGAEQALADAQGRVRRAADEAADLARRVQAARETRDQLNVKIAEGKAKLEDSKQIIGQIATEAYKRGGVSSDLSLLMNATSDGNLAAGMDLADQAMRSQNAALDALSEQSATDANAKLRLAAVEAEITDLKSAADAALAREQVARDDAESKKRELDGIISQTDALSAELLAQRPRIQQKLRAEEADQVRINGEIKERQERLIREEAERKRKAAEAERKRKAEAKAKWDREEAARAKEAREEAARQKKKNTYVKPKYVAPAPQAAPPERSSWGLIKPVSGGRQTSGFGWRPTPAGTIDYGGRGGYVHAGVDWGFGGQCGSPVRAAADGEVWMAGWGGSSGNKVTISHGVVKGRALATNYHHMQRIVVGVGQNVQQGQLIGYVGTTGNSTGCHMHFETILNGAAVNPLGLL